One window of the Branchiostoma lanceolatum isolate klBraLanc5 chromosome 3, klBraLanc5.hap2, whole genome shotgun sequence genome contains the following:
- the LOC136429153 gene encoding uncharacterized protein: protein MLNFSIHIFCRCRDTERIREVVLPIVWINESAAVGPDFIRYFWDQVVVRERAGLGGMVAAVSAGGATVLLAAFWYCRQRKNAGARGMRPKIVQVTKPREETTTTLQTESSEPREETTPLLQAGGSKEPREETTPCLKSVGST from the exons ATGTTGAATTTTTCCATTCATATTTTCTGTCGTTGCAGAGACACAGAACGTATACGAGAAGTGGTGCTCCCTATCGTCTGGATCAATGAG AGCGCGGCGGTCGGTCCTGACTTTATCCGGTACTTCTGGGACCAGGTGGTGGTGCGGGAGCGGGCGGGGCTGGGCGGCATGGTGGCCGCCGTTTCCGCCGGGGGCGCTACGGTACTTCTGGCGGCGTTCTGGTACTGCAGACAACGG AAAAACGCAGGTGCACGTGGTATGAGACCTAAGATCGTACAAGTGACCAAACCCCGAGAGGAGACCACCACAACGTTACAGACTGAGAGCAGCGAACCCCGAGAGGAGACCACCCCTTTGTTACAGGCTGGGGGCAGTAAGGAACCCCGAGAAGAGACCACCCCATGTTTAAAGAGTGTGGGCAGTACCTGA